In Desulfofundulus kuznetsovii DSM 6115, the following are encoded in one genomic region:
- a CDS encoding indolepyruvate oxidoreductase subunit beta: MAEATGAALVPVDILMVGVGGQGIILASKILAHAARTAGYDIKVSEIHGMAQRGGSVVTQVRLGERVYSPLIPEGEADIILAFEQLEALRWLEYVKGGGTIIVNSQVIYPVPVLAGMAQYPENIIAHLSRRAHTLVVDALDKALECGNARAANVVLLGSLARRMPIPLSYWLSAIEDCVPARYLEVNRAAFQSGYALC; this comes from the coding sequence ATGGCTGAGGCAACGGGTGCGGCCCTGGTGCCGGTGGACATACTGATGGTTGGTGTGGGGGGTCAGGGAATCATCCTGGCAAGCAAGATCCTGGCTCACGCCGCCCGGACGGCCGGGTACGATATTAAAGTATCGGAAATACACGGTATGGCCCAGCGGGGGGGCAGTGTGGTTACCCAGGTGCGCCTGGGCGAAAGGGTTTATTCCCCCCTCATTCCCGAGGGAGAGGCCGATATCATCCTGGCCTTTGAACAACTGGAGGCCCTGCGCTGGCTGGAGTATGTGAAGGGCGGGGGCACCATCATTGTGAACAGCCAGGTCATCTATCCCGTACCCGTACTGGCGGGCATGGCCCAGTATCCTGAAAACATTATCGCCCATCTTTCCCGCCGGGCCCACACCCTGGTGGTGGACGCCCTGGACAAGGCCCTGGAGTGCGGCAATGCCCGGGCGGCAAACGTGGTGCTACTGGGCAGCCTGGCCAGGCGGATGCCCATCCCGCTTTCTTACTGGCTCAGCGCCATCGAGGACTGTGTCCCCGCCCGTTACCTGGAGGTCAACCGGGCTGCCTTCCAGAGCGGTTATGCCCTTTGCTAA
- the iorA gene encoding indolepyruvate ferredoxin oxidoreductase subunit alpha, which translates to MKELMTGNEAIARGAYEHGVTVGVGYPGTPSTEILENFARYPGIKAQWAPNEKVALEVGMGASLAGARVLVTMKHVGVNVAADPLMTAAYTGVNGGLVLVSADDPGMHSSQNEQDNRFYARFARVPMFEPSDSQEALDMVGLALQVSEEFDLPVILRTTTRVAHSQSMVELKERNEVPLRPYRKDTKKWLMVPAFGRLRRQALEERLQKLKAYTETTPVNFISWGDRRVGVITSGISYQYVREVLPGASILKLGMTFPLPEGLIRQFAAGVERLLVVEELDPYIEEFVRGLGLEVTGKKIFPAWNEFTPGLVRRKLKEAGVPVPSPGDGEGTDACLPGADGQLEELPPVPGRPPVLCPGCPHRGVFYVLRKLKLVVTGDIGCYTLGGLPPMEGMDSCVCMGASIGMAHGCELADSSLARRTVAVIGDSTFFHSGITGLIHMVYNGGHGTVIILDNRTTAMTGHQDHPGTGKTLMGEPAPAVDLEALVRALGVGRVRVVDPLDIAGLTQAIQEEAAAGAPSVIIARRPCALLQRENRPPVRVDGETCTGCKTCLKLSCPAISVQDKKAAVDAIICTGCGLCVQVCKFGALKEGGENNG; encoded by the coding sequence ATGAAGGAACTAATGACGGGTAATGAAGCCATCGCCCGGGGAGCCTACGAACACGGCGTTACCGTGGGAGTGGGCTATCCGGGTACACCCAGCACCGAGATTCTGGAAAACTTTGCCCGCTACCCCGGGATCAAAGCCCAGTGGGCCCCCAACGAAAAGGTGGCCCTGGAAGTGGGCATGGGGGCTTCCCTGGCCGGAGCCCGGGTGCTGGTGACCATGAAACACGTAGGGGTGAATGTGGCGGCCGATCCCCTGATGACCGCGGCCTACACCGGTGTAAACGGCGGCCTGGTCCTGGTCTCTGCCGACGACCCCGGGATGCACAGCTCCCAGAACGAGCAGGACAACCGCTTTTACGCCCGCTTTGCCCGGGTGCCCATGTTTGAACCGTCGGACAGCCAGGAAGCCCTGGACATGGTGGGGCTGGCCCTGCAGGTGAGCGAGGAGTTCGACCTGCCCGTCATCCTGCGCACCACCACCAGGGTGGCCCATTCCCAGAGTATGGTGGAGCTCAAAGAGCGCAACGAGGTGCCCTTGAGGCCGTACCGGAAAGATACTAAAAAATGGCTCATGGTGCCCGCCTTTGGCCGCCTGCGCCGTCAGGCCCTGGAGGAACGGCTGCAGAAGCTCAAAGCCTACACCGAGACCACGCCGGTAAACTTCATCTCCTGGGGCGACCGCCGGGTGGGAGTAATCACCAGCGGCATCAGCTACCAGTACGTGCGGGAAGTGTTGCCCGGGGCCTCCATCCTCAAGCTGGGGATGACCTTTCCCCTGCCGGAAGGCCTGATCCGCCAGTTTGCCGCCGGTGTGGAAAGGCTTCTGGTGGTGGAAGAGCTGGACCCTTACATTGAAGAGTTCGTCCGGGGTCTGGGTCTTGAGGTGACGGGCAAAAAGATTTTCCCGGCCTGGAACGAGTTTACCCCCGGCCTTGTCCGCCGCAAGCTAAAGGAGGCGGGAGTACCGGTGCCTTCGCCTGGCGACGGGGAGGGTACGGATGCCTGCCTCCCTGGTGCGGACGGTCAATTGGAAGAACTGCCACCCGTTCCCGGACGTCCACCCGTGCTCTGTCCGGGCTGTCCCCACCGGGGAGTCTTTTATGTGCTGCGTAAATTAAAGCTTGTGGTCACCGGGGACATCGGCTGCTATACCCTGGGGGGCCTCCCCCCCATGGAGGGCATGGATAGCTGCGTTTGCATGGGGGCCAGTATTGGCATGGCTCACGGCTGCGAACTGGCCGATTCCTCTTTGGCCCGCCGTACCGTGGCTGTTATCGGTGACTCCACCTTTTTCCATTCCGGCATCACCGGCCTCATACACATGGTTTATAACGGGGGTCACGGTACGGTAATCATTTTGGACAACCGTACGACGGCCATGACCGGTCACCAGGACCACCCCGGCACGGGCAAAACGCTCATGGGTGAACCCGCCCCCGCGGTGGATCTGGAAGCACTGGTGCGGGCGCTGGGGGTCGGCCGGGTGAGGGTGGTGGACCCCCTGGATATTGCCGGGTTGACGCAGGCCATCCAGGAGGAAGCGGCCGCCGGCGCCCCGTCGGTGATTATCGCCCGCCGGCCCTGCGCGCTGTTGCAAAGGGAAAACCGCCCGCCCGTCCGGGTGGACGGCGAAACCTGCACCGGCTGCAAGACCTGCTTAAAGCTAAGCTGCCCGGCCATTTCCGTGCAGGACAAGAAGGCTGCCGTGGATGCCATTATCTGCACCGGCTGTGGATTGTGTGTGCAGGTGTGCAAGTTTGGCGCCCTGAAGGAAGGGGGAGAAAACAATGGCTGA